The DNA segment CACGACGCGATCTCCGCCATCGACGGCGTACGCAGCGACTCCGAGGGCGAGGACCCGTCGCGGCGGGTCGTGGTCTCCGCAGACCGCTGACCGCCACGACGTCGATGCGGTCGTGACCGAGCCACCTGCCGTCGCGGCCGAGATTTTCGGCCCGGGATTGCCGCTCGCCCGCCGGTACGCCGGCCTCCTGGTCACAGCTGGACTCGAACGCGGGCTGCTCGGACCACGTGAAGCCGACCGGATCTGGGACCGGCACCTGCTCAACTGCGCGGTCGTCGCCGAAGTGATCCCGCACGGCGTACGCGTCGTCGACGCCGGCAGCGGTGCCGGCCTACCCGGGGTGGCCCTCGCGATCGCCCGACCCGACCTGCGGGTCGTCCTTCTTGATGCGCAGGAACGGCGGATCGCCTTTCTGCAGGAGTGCGTCGACGCGCTCGATCTCGCCGGGGCCGAGGTCTACCGCGGCCGCGCCGAGGAAGTGGCCACCCGGAAGGCCGTCGGCGGCGCCGATGTCGTGACCGCCCGCGCCCTTGCGCCGCTCGATCGGCTCGCCCAATGGTGTCTTCCGCTGACCCGGATCGGCGGCCGGGTGCTGGCAATCAAAGGCGCCAGCGCGTCGGACGAGGCGCAGCGCCATCACGACGCGATATGCCGGTACGGTGCGAATCGGGTCACGGTGCGGCACTGCGGTGTCGACCGGATCGACCCGCCGACGACCGTGGTGGAGATCGTGCGCGGCAGCCCCGTCAGGCGCGGGGGTCGGGCCCGTCGAGGAGGGAAACGTCAATGATCGAGGGCCGGGCGGACCGCATGACCCCGGTGGGCTGGCCGGAGAGCGCGACGCCGGTGAGGACCATCGATCGACCGACCACCCCGCTCGGTTGGCCGGTTGTCACCACCAGCGTCGTCGACGTCCCTGAGCGATCCGCGCAGTCGATGCGACCGGAGGCGCCGATGTCATCCGACCAGTCCGAACCCGAGGACCGTACGTCCGGGCAATCGCTTCAGAGCGCTGGCGACTCGGCCACCGAGCCGTCCGAGTTCGAGAGCCGCCCGGCTACCAGCCAGGAGCGGATCCGCAACCTCCTGGACCAGGCGACGGCTTCGCCTTCTCGTGAGGCTGGCGAGGTTTCACGTGAAACCACTCCCGAGCCGCCGGTGGTCCCGGCTCCGGAAATGGTGCGCCCGAACGCGACCGACGAGCCGACGGTTTCACGTGAAACATCTGGTCCCGACGCGGGCACGACCAGCGGCTCGGTCGAGGACGTTTCACGTGAAACATCGACCGAGGCGTCGACCCCGCCGGTGGACCGGCGGGCAACTGACTTGGCGCCGCCGGCTGATCCGGCCGGTCCGGAGGCCGGCGCCGAGGTTTCACGTGAAACCACGTCGGATGCGGTCGCCGAGGTGACCGAGCCTGCGGCAGAGGTTTCACGTGAAACCGACTCCG comes from the Mycobacteriales bacterium genome and includes:
- a CDS encoding AAA family ATPase, with amino-acid sequence MSSDQSEPEDRTSGQSLQSAGDSATEPSEFESRPATSQERIRNLLDQATASPSREAGEVSRETTPEPPVVPAPEMVRPNATDEPTVSRETSGPDAGTTSGSVEDVSRETSTEASTPPVDRRATDLAPPADPAGPEAGAEVSRETTSDAVAEVTEPAAEVSRETDSGVGPETQPARKPSAPTGALAARNFPRPTARRVVAIANQKGGVGKTTTTVNLAVALAMNGLSVLVIDLDPQGNASTGLGVDHHVGLSSIYDVLVDGKELASVRSAVEVSPQLGCVPATIDLAGAEIELVSVVARESRL
- the rsmG gene encoding 16S rRNA (guanine(527)-N(7))-methyltransferase RsmG, with protein sequence MTEPPAVAAEIFGPGLPLARRYAGLLVTAGLERGLLGPREADRIWDRHLLNCAVVAEVIPHGVRVVDAGSGAGLPGVALAIARPDLRVVLLDAQERRIAFLQECVDALDLAGAEVYRGRAEEVATRKAVGGADVVTARALAPLDRLAQWCLPLTRIGGRVLAIKGASASDEAQRHHDAICRYGANRVTVRHCGVDRIDPPTTVVEIVRGSPVRRGGRARRGGKRQ